CGAGCAGTTCCGCTATCCGGTCGGCGCGCGGCGCTGGGAGTTTCCGCAGGGCACCGCCCCCGATCTGGCGGCCGTCGAACCGTCCGAGCTGGCCGAGCGTGAGCTGCGCGAGGAAACCGGATTGAGCGCCATGTCGTTCGAGGCGCTCGGTCAGCTCGACACCGCTCCGGGAATGAGCAGTCAGCGCGGGTGGGTGTTCCTGGCCACCGGAATCGTCGAGGGAGAAGCGGATCGCGAACACGAGGAACAGGACATGCGCAGCGCGTGGTTCCCGCGCGAAGACGTCGAGCGGATGATCCGCTCGGGAGTGATCGCCGACGCACAGTCGATCGCCGCCTACGGCCTGTTCCTGCTGCGCGAGCGATGAATTTTGCGGACGGCATCGGCCGACACCGCTATGACGATCACCTCCGGCCGGGCGACCCGGAAATCTCGTGACCTGGCCCGTGACGCCCGATGCGCGGTGGGCGTCGCCACCGACCTGTTCGACCTCGTTGTCGAAAGGCACCGCCGAGCGGGTTACCGGCGCGGACGAATTAGCCTGCGTCGCAGGGGCTTTCGTTCTTGTTGGGCGTTTCCTGTCGGACCTCGGCGACGGGGCGCCAAATTCTAGCGCGTCCTGGTGAAACCGATGCGTTGCGACACGGTCACGGATGCATATCTATCCACGAATCACTGGTCACAGAAGCCACGCAGATCACTATCGTCACATAAGCAACTGTGGACGTCAATGCTTCCCGAAGATGCGTCCAGCCCTGGAAAGGTGTGACATGGCGCCGATTCCTCGAATCGTGTCGGTATCGACGACGTCGGCGGCCGCGATCGGACTCATCGTTGGGATAAGCCTCGCGCCACCAGCAAACGCGATCCCCTGCCACGACGGCGCTCCGACCGGACC
This is a stretch of genomic DNA from Mycobacterium lacus. It encodes these proteins:
- a CDS encoding NUDIX domain-containing protein; this translates as MAGDRCPCRQLPRDTGGVPFIERLASREIYRNPWLVLREDDIRRPDGSAGIYSVVDKQTYALVMPYDGHRFRLVEQFRYPVGARRWEFPQGTAPDLAAVEPSELAERELREETGLSAMSFEALGQLDTAPGMSSQRGWVFLATGIVEGEADREHEEQDMRSAWFPREDVERMIRSGVIADAQSIAAYGLFLLRER